The genomic stretch TTTGAGCCAGCTGTCTGATAAGGGATGTGGGTATTGCAAGCATTAGCTTAAACTTCTGCATAACTATGCccactcattttttaaatgctcattatgtgaaatttataaataatataatacaaAACATAATCGTACTCTACTATGCTGTCTCCTGTTTTTGAAATGTACCAGTGATGTATGTGGCAATCTTTCCATGTGATATATTTAGCCACATatcattgtttaaagatttattttatttattttttattggaaagtcagatatacagagaggaggagagacagagaggaagatcttctgtcccatgattcactccctaagcagctgcaacagccagtgctgcgccaatccgatgccaggagcccagagcttcttccaggtctcccatgcgagtgcagggtcccaaggctttgggctgttcttgacttctttcccaggccacaagcagggagctggatcaggaagcggggttgctgggattaaaactggtgcccacatgggttcccggtgcgtgcaaggtgaggactttagtcactaggcaacCACGCCAGATCCAACATATCATttttgatgattacatagttTGTTTTACAGaacttccatatttttaaaatctaatgtaCTTAGGAAGAAATACATTTAGTCATATAGTCACCAAATTTGACTATTAGGATATATATGATAATTTTCATTGTGCACTtctctgattattttcttttaaaaagtgtatttacatattccattttttttgagtcagagagattgaaagagaaagggacagagacatGAAGCTCTTCCAATCACTGGCTTATTTCCTGATAATCTGTGACAGAGCTACACCAGGTTAAAGCGTGGAACCGCGAAGTTTGTGTGAGTCtcctacctgagccatcatctgttacctcccagagtgtgcattagcaggaaactatcaGAATGAAGCTAGGACTTGAAGAGCAGGCATTCAGGCATGCCATGTCATGTCTCAAGGGGCATTTAGCTACTCTGCCACCTGAGCCCCTGAAGTGAATATGGAGTGTTGACCATGCGTTTTGCATTGTGGATGCAGCTTGACTGTCTTCACTGAATAGGTTATGGCTGTGTGTGGCAGAGGCATTGGAGCTGACCCACAGAGGTTCTTTAGGAGAGCTAACATGAGATGACACATTGTGAAAGGTGATAGCAAGTATGTAAACAAGGAGAGATCATGACTGAGATGCAAAGATGTCTTGTTAAATGTGGTGAAAGATGGCTTTGCTGAAGAAGGCGTAGTTGTTTGAAGAGAAGAGATAATTACTGCCTCTTACCTCTGGGTCCTCGTTGAAAAGAGTGGTTTTGTTCCACCCCAGTGAAATTTCTACTCAGGGGTGGAACACAACAGATAATCTTTGTACTTCTAGTTTTACTTCCCAAGAATCCTAAAGTGTtaatttcttctaatttctcattttaaaagtaaaaatattttggcACACCTATCTAAGGCACCATTGCACTAAAACATCAGGAGCTGCATTTCTTCTGTTCCCCTGTCTTTTTTATTCCCTGGGTGAAAAGCAGTGTGGACTCAGGTCTAATTCCCAGGAAATTCCAATCGCAGAAGGAGTTCCCCTGACTCGGTACTGTCATTGGTCACCAACACCGAGGTTCCTAATTAGGATCCCGCTTACTTGGAAGAGGTTACCATCTCAGTTAGAATGTGAGATCCTGGTTGGGACCTAGAAAAGCACTCCTGCTTCAAATATTGTGATGTCCAATGCATACAAAGGAAATGTTACACAGTTCAGCAGTAGTTGATATGTCTCTAATTATTGTTCAGTAATTTTCTCtgaatttagtttttatttgacatatttTTTGCATATGTATTTTGGACAAGGCATGGAGAAGAGTATGAAAATGAGTCAGTTTGGGATTTTACTAATGATACTAATGATACTAAACACTGAACAGGATCTTGAATGAAGGGTGGAATTTTGACCAGAAGATGATGTTCCAGGAAGTGAAAGGAGCaattttcattctttccattattttttgtAATCCTATTCTACATTTTGCTTTAGCATTTTACACTGTATAAATTATTAAGTGAGGCTTTCAATATCTGTTTTATAAACAGTCTCATTCTCTGACGTTCGATGTTCAGGATTACTGCAGTAAGTTCTTATCTTTCTCTTTTAGAAATGTTAGTTTCCATGTAAGTGAATCTTCTGGCAAAATGGGAGGGAGATTGATCTGTGATATGATGAAAATTGATTAGATTCTTTGGTCTAACTCAGGCAAGAGAGTTttgattttcattgcttttattgGGAGCAAGATTAATGAAAATTTCCTCATTGAACATGAATACTTTCTCTGAGAAGAGTCAGCTTTCTTTAGTGTAAGTAACATTGATGGAACACACAACAAAATTCAGCAAACTcgattctgatttgtgaattttgcaATAGGGAGCTAAATCCTGTACAGGCAGTGTTTTAGAAGTTGATTGCTCAATTGCTGATTTTCTGCTTGGTGTGTCAGGAGGGCAGTGTGAGTATTGGAGAGCTTTAGTAGCCTGGAATAATCAGGATGCAACATGGTTTGGAATATCTGTAACTAAAATGTAAGTTTGACACGAGTGTATTTTCTATGAAACGAGATCACTGCACTGATTTTCTCTTAACTGCATACATTGAACTGGCTCAATGTGTGAATGTTAATTGCAGAAGATCTGGAAAGGGTAATTCTGTCTGCTAGGAACCTGGAGAGGAGTGGACCTGTGAGGAGTGTAAGCGGACTTCAGATGGCCAGAGACCGGTGGGGGATGTGAAGGCAGGCGATGCCTCAGGGAAGGCAGCAAATCGAGAGACAGTAGAGGGACTGGAGATGACGTGCAGACACCCAGGAATCATTTTTCTCCCGGAAAAAATTTATCCTGACTCTGACTTCTTCCTGCCCCTGAAACTCATCTTAGACTTCAGGTTGCCTGCGACTTACAGAATAGTGTAGTGAAAAACACCTGGAGGTGGGGACCTGCTTGTCtttcaatgtttttctttaaaagagaaatgcATGTGTCCAATTAAAAATTTGTAAGtaaaactggaaagaaaaagaagtactCACCCTGGATCCCTCcataaaagtcttttttttttttttttttggtcaggtgCCTTTCTATGcatttgaattaaaatataatcCTAAGACTTGGGCTTGAATTTGATATTTCAAGGTGCAAAATCAGGTGATTCATTTAACTTCTTTGAGTCCTTTTCTGATCTGAAAAATTATGTGTAGCTAGTGAAGATGGTCACAGAAGAATcattaacatatttaaaaaggTTTGAAAAAGGTGATACCATTTGTAATAAAAACTTTGTTTATTTGATTATCACAAATTAGGAAGAGGTGAGTTGTCATTATATTAAAAACCTACATGGTGGGGGGTGCTTATTAGGTTGAGGTAATAGGACTGCTTAATAAAGAATGATAGAAAATACTTCTTTAGTATTTTTGTTGTCTTTCCCATTGTGGTTAAACTTTTGGGAAAGATTAAATACTACTGAAGAGAAAACCCATTGGGAGAAGAGAACAGGCAAGATCTTAAATATGATTCTTGGTTATGTGGTCAGTAAAGCATGTACAACTGAGAAATGACCAAATGCTTTGAGAATTAGCAGAGTTTCCAGAAGAGTTTAGTGTTACTAAAGCATGCTTTTAATCTTTATAGCAAACAATCATTGATTCTTGCTGTGACCAAGTACTTTTGAAACTTCTCTTAGAGGCCAGAACTATCATTACTCTGTtgaacagatgaatgaataatgaGTATAATGTGattaagtttgtttttaaagttagaATAAGAGGCAGACAGGAAGTTGAATCAAGTTTAAACTGAGTAGTTTGACTtgtgattatttcaaaattaatatgctacttccatttttttcccagatTTTGAACAGAAGAAGTATAAAGTGCACTACATCCAAGACTTTATATTTGGAAACATGAGCAAGATGAAATATTGCTTTAAATTCCAAATATCGTTTTTTTCTGGTGGGAAAgtgggtttatttttaaaatttttattaatacaagaacagatttcatgtatttcacaggtaCAACTTGACGATAACCATGCTTTCCTCCCTCCCAGCATCCCTCTCTGAATCctactccttctttttttttaaatttttgcaaaaacataatcTTGGTCCACTTTATATTCACAGATTTAatgcaatttttttgtttttcttgtagaAAAAAATTGTGTTCAAGGTCAGCCCTTTATGTAACAGAACATACCTGAGAGTAAGTTGAGTTCTGAGTTTAGATCCTTAGTGAAACTCCCAAGTCAGCCTTAAACGTTTGATCACCATATATTAGGTAAGAATATAGGTCCTGTGAGTTAGCCTTGATGTCAAGTCCCAGAATTATTGtatctctttctttattttttaaaaaaatgtatttacttgaaaggtagagtaacagagggagagggaaaggagagagagtgagcttccatcctctgatccactttccaaatggctgcagtgacctggGCTGAACTGGGCCCAgaacaggagtcaggagattcttatggatctcccatgtgggtgcaggttcctaagagAAATACACATTCAAGGCTCATGATGGtcaggcggggtggggggggggggctttacTGATAGCAACTTCTGTTAAaacttttgtttcttcctctcttgtgTTCTTCAGATAATCAGGGTGAACTTTCATGTGAGGTTGATGGATAGAGGAAATCACTCAGTGGTGTCTGAGTTTTTGTTGCTGGGACTCACCAGTTCTTGGGAGCTTCAGGTTCTCCTCTTCCTGTTTTTCACGGTATTTTACGTAGCAAGTATGCTGGGAAACCTTCTCATTGTGTTCACCATCATCTCAGACCACCACCTACATTCCCCAATGTACTTTCTGCTGGCGAACCTCTCATTCATTGACACTGGCGTTTGCAGCATTGCCACCCCAAAGATGATTTATGACCTTTTCCGGAAACACAAAGCCATCTCTGTGAAAGGGTGCATCACTCAGATGTTCTTCATTCACGCTGTAGGAGGGACAGAGATGGTGCTGCTCACcgtgatggcctatgaccgctatgtTGCCATCTGCAGGCCCCTGCACTACCTGACCATCATGAGCCTCAGAATGTGTGCTTCCCTTCTGGCTGTTGCTTGGACCATTGGTCTCATCCACTCTGTGGCTCAGCTGGCTTTTGTGGTGAACTTACCCTTCTGTGGTAGCAACCAAATGGATAGCTTTTACTGTGATTTTCCTCGGTTCATCAAGCTTGTGTGTACAGACACATACCAGCTGGAGTTTCTGGTCACCGCCAACAGTGGTTTCATCTCCATGGGCACCTTCTTCATCTTGCTTGTGTCGTACGTCTTCATCCTGCTCACGGTTCGTAAGCACTCTCCGGGCAGTTCTTCCAAGGCCCTCTCCACCCTCTCGGCTCACATCACTGTTGTGGTGTTTTTCTTTGGCCCTTGCATTATTGTCTATGTGTGGCCATTTCCCACCTTGCCCATAGACAAATTTTTAGCTATCTTTGATGCCCTTATCACTCCTTTTATGAATCCTGTCATCTATACTTTCAGAAATAAAGAGATGAAGGTGGCGATGCAGAGGCTGTTTCTTAAAGCTTTAAGTATCCGAAAGAGCTCTTTTATGCACAATCCAGGAAATACAGGTTAATTTTGATTCTTATTAAAAATTAACCTATTTAAGtacttcacaaatattttcagCTAAATGAATGTTTCAAATGTCCACTGTGAAATCTCCCTATACGGAATCTGTTCTGTCAGGTTTTTTTTGGTGAGCTCCTGCTCTCAGGGTCTTGAGAACACGATGAGGAGTGAATTCAGCCTGGAGATTGCTGTATGTCTGCTCATTACTGAAGTTTTCGATGGTAGTATTTGCTTGAATCACATGTGCCCGGCATGTTTTTCACTTATAGTCGATGTTGGAGAGTTTTTCTGGGCTCTGAtctcaatgaaatattttttcaagttcACATAAGTATCTATATTCTTGTCCTTTATCTTAGtgtctgaatatttaaaaagtaaacaaaatgaagataattGCCTCACTAAGTTTGAAAATTTGGAGCTTTTTGCATCTGAATGTGCTCACTCAGATTTTAGCTGGAATTAAGATTTTAGATGTAGTTAGAACTGGAAAGTGAAATTTAGAATAATTCACAAGCATTCATTTCAGAAGATGTTTAGAGAACAGAAGGTGAATATTCCTACACAACTCAGTGTGTATGAAAATTGTTTTTACTCCAACTACTTGCTAATTGGTAGTGATTATTTCTATATGGTAAGGAAAACTATATGAATGGTAAATGATTATGAATGGATTGAATATTTGGAGCTAAAAATAGAAGGTTAGatttatgaataaatgaatgagaatTCAAAAGACTTGCATGAACCAATTTATaactaaataaaagcaaatataagttgtaaaattatgaaagaaaatgCATTGTAAAACTGTATAAATGAGCAGATATAAATCTGTAGTGATGAATCCATTAGAATTTAACATGATAAAATATATAGTTATTATAATCTATTAGTTTAGAAGTACTAGAATTCTATTGACGAGCATATCTTACTTTCACTTACCAGTTGAGAAAGAGCAGGTTTCATATGAATATGTTATTGTTCAAGTGTGGGCCACACAGTCTGTTCAAAAAACTATTGCTATCATGAGTCCCGAATGATCCATAGGAATTCTTGTGATTATTGTTATTAAAGAATTGGAAGAATAATGTGAAATCCAGAGATGAGTACTTGCGGTAgagccttttttcctttctgtgaacACTCCGCCTCTGAATCTCAGCGAAAGGTCTGTTATATTTGAGATAGTTGTAGCATTCCTCTTTTGTAGTCCTTGCTGCCATGTATTAACAGTCCTGCACTGAATGTTGCAGGCCTTGAAATATCTTCCCCAGTTTCCAAAGacagtcctgaattctgtgttgaaTTCCAGATGACGTAAGTTGAAAGAGAAACTGcacattaacatttttattgaaattgttgctttaaaattttttatttattcaaaagacagaatgacttcttttttcttttttcattctaaGAGGAAGTCtctgagagagattttccatctactggcttactctccaaatggctgcagtggcgggtttaggtcaggctgaagccaggaattgggaATTCCTCCCTGGCCTCCAGCATGGGTGGTGGTGGCCCAGTACTTCAGTCATCACCTGCTGGAGAGAGGAGCAGTGACTCAGACCTGCATGTTGCTGTCACAGGAGGTGGGTTATTCTACTGTGACAGAACATTGGTCTTATAAACTTGTTGTTTTCccttagaaatatatttttctacATTTCTTCCTTAGAGCATTGACGCTGTTGAAACTTTTCAAGTTAGAACCCTGAAAGATATTTAGATTCTGTTATCAACTACCAGAATCTCATTTAGTATGCTCCTCCCGCCCtcggtttttaaaaatattgcttgtttttcatctacttgaaagactgagagagaagagaatctgcatccactgatttattcttgaacagccagggctgggccaagccaacgccaggagccaggagccaggagccaggagccaggagccaggagccaggagccaggaactctgtctggatcTTTCATGTTCGAGCCCAAATAAATAGgtcatgttctgttgctttctcaggtgcatcagcagggaggtggattggaaatggaggagccaggacttgagctggtaccCATCACAGGTGACAGTTTAACTTGAAATGCCACCATGGCCATCCCTAAAACTTAGAACTTTATGTgtatctcacacatgggtggcagggccccaagtacttgagccatcatgtgagGCTTCCTGGCATGCATAGCAGGAAGTTGTATTGGTAGCAGGGAAGTTGGGATCCTAACCTGCACTGTGGTAAGGGCACTACAAGTAGCAGTTTATCTTGCTTGGAAGACTATCTAGTCTTCGatattttgtgtgttttcctcttcctttccccttcaGCACCCTGTTCTTAGACTCTACTCTCTTATTCTTCACCTCCTAATTGGTATCTGGGCATTGATTCTTCTCTTCCCTCCAGATTCTGTCTCATAATGCCTTTCCTTAATGTGAATCTCACGATACGACTGTCCTCAGAAACTGCCCCGCATACAAGACTGGACTTTCCCTTCTCCATATTTCTTGCATAGGATTGGTGAAATCTTGATGTTTGCATTACTACTTATATAGATCATGTTTTTGGTGAAACATGTAAACTCATAAGTACCAAAATTGGATGTTTCTAGCATGAATGATGTTCTTCAAAAGCTAATAGTTCTGGTACCTATCATAGCATAGCATAACCCAAAGTACTTTAGATTCCTGGATGGGGCTTGAGAAGACAGGAATATGAACTTCATTTGACTGATTGTTGGGATGTGGCACCCTTGTGAGGTCTGAAGGGAGGCTTGCTGCTGTTGAGTGCATTGGGAATGCAGAAATCTGGAGGAAAGTTTGTGAAAATCACCCCTTTGGGCTGAGCTTGAGCTGACTTAGTGCCAGCAATGCCATGGGTAGACATCATGCCATTAATAGCATCATCCCAGAATCCATACACTTATCTTCATTTTACAGCTGTGGTTTGAAGGAAACCAACATCCTGGGAGAAAAAGGATTTGATAATCTAATAACATTTTCAACCTTCAGTTTGAATCTACAAATCTTCAGAGCCACAGGAGAGAGTAAACCTGCCTTTTCCAATGAGTATTTGGAAATAGGAATTTTTTTTGACTTTGACTTTAGTGCTTTATCTCCCAAGAAACTTGAGAGCGTTTCAGCTGTTtgtttcttctaaaatttttactttttatttatgtattttagaggcagagataGATAAATGGAATGGGAGAGAGGgatagggagaagagacagacatctcccatttaataattcatttaccttagaatggctatcaccTCTCCCCAGTTAGAATGACTGTCATCTCAATCTGAAAGGATAGTAAATGCCAGGGAAATGTAGAGAAAAGCTGTGCTAACACACTGGGGTGGGAATATTAACTGCTACTATAACCAAGTGGAAGATGGTATGCAGATTCCTTGAAAACTGAAAACAGATCTTCTGTATGACCAGCTATCCCATTCCCAGGAATATACTCAAAGTAAGTGGAATTAGCATTTGAGAGAGTTACCGGTATTCCCATGTTAACAGTAATTCAATGGTCAGGACATTGAAACAATCTTgatgtccatcagctgattcCTGGATAAAGGAATATAACTCAACCATAGAAAAGATTGAAATCTGGACTTCAGTCATGAAAGTATGCAGTTTGAGATCATTATTAGTGAAATAAGCCTGACCcctaaagacaaatatcatgttttctcttacTTGTGGTTAATGTTGTCTTGTCTTTGGATTTGGTGAATGTTTGTGACCATTGTGTATAATCCTGATGAACAGTGGTCTTTCACTTTTTGGTTGTTGGACTTTTTTATTTAGTGaccattaagcctttgactataaagTAACTTACATACATATTATGTCAAAAGTTAGAGGTCGGGGGGGAGAAAGAGGAgtaagggaggaaaggaagtatagttattcttaa from Ochotona princeps isolate mOchPri1 chromosome 6, mOchPri1.hap1, whole genome shotgun sequence encodes the following:
- the LOC131480475 gene encoding olfactory receptor 4F3/4F16/4F29-like — encoded protein: MDRGNHSVVSEFLLLGLTSSWELQVLLFLFFTVFYVASMLGNLLIVFTIISDHHLHSPMYFLLANLSFIDTGVCSIATPKMIYDLFRKHKAISVKGCITQMFFIHAVGGTEMVLLTVMAYDRYVAICRPLHYLTIMSLRMCASLLAVAWTIGLIHSVAQLAFVVNLPFCGSNQMDSFYCDFPRFIKLVCTDTYQLEFLVTANSGFISMGTFFILLVSYVFILLTVRKHSPGSSSKALSTLSAHITVVVFFFGPCIIVYVWPFPTLPIDKFLAIFDALITPFMNPVIYTFRNKEMKVAMQRLFLKALSIRKSSFMHNPGNTG